A window of Chryseobacterium sp. IHB B 17019 genomic DNA:
GACAAGATAAGAATTGGTGTTACGGCAAGTTCTCAGCAGACGCAGGGAAGAGCTTTGGTTGGAAATGATTATTTTGAAACCGAGCTTTTAGAAGTCAATCCTGTAGTCGACAGAATCGGGACTGGTGATGCTTTTGCAGCGGGTTTGATTTATGGCTTAATCAATTTTAATGATGAAAAAGCACTGAAATTTGCCAACGCAGCCTGTGCAATCAAACATACGATTCCCGGAGACATCAATTATTGCAGCGCAGAAGATATTCTGGAAGTGATGAACGGAGATTCAGGAGGAAGAATAAAAAGGTAAAATAATCTCCGAATTCAGGAGGAAGTCACGAAAGGACGACTTAACAGAGGATAGGATAAAATCCTATAAACTATCAACAAAATAATTTTTAATAAAAAATTAAAAATGACAAAAATTCAATTAGTTACAAATACCATCATCAATCAAGGGGTTTTACCTTTATATTATAATGCTGATGAAACGGTAACTTTAGAAATATTGAGATCACTTTACAAAGCCGGAATCCATGCAGTAGAATATACAAGCCGTGGCGAAGCAGCGTTGAGTAATTTCACAAAAATGGTAGAAATCCGCAACGCAGAAATGCCGGAAATGCTTTTGGGAATCGGAACAATAAAGAATGTGCAGCAAGCAGAAGAATATGATAAAGCAGGTGCAGATTTCTTTATCAGTCCGGGGTTTGTGGCAGAAGTTGCTGAATTTTTAATTCCAAAAGATTCGTTGTACAGTCCGGGTTGTATGACGCCGACAGAAATTATCGAAGCTGAGAGCGCAGGAGTAACTTTCATTAAATTATTTCCAGGAAACATTTTAGGAACCGGATTTATGAGTGCTATCAAAGATGTTTTTCCGAACCTGAAATTCATGCCGACCGGTGGTGTTGATACGACAAAAGAAAGCATTGAAAGCTGGTTCAAAGCCGGTGTTTCTGCGGTAGGAATGGGAAGCAAACTGGTAAGTAAAGAATTGATGCTTGCTAAAGACTATGCAACGATAGAAAATGAAGCAAAAAAAGTACTGGAAATTATTCAGTCTTTAAAATAATAATAATGCTTAAAAAGCTGGAAACTTTGTGATCTTAATTGAGTGAAACGCCTTTACGAACTTAAAATCAACGGCATTATTTGCGGGAAATTCTTAGTGGACTTTGCGTTAAAAACAAGCATCATTATTTAAAATATTCAACAAACAATAACTAATTCTAAAAAATTAATATGAGCTCAGTTAAGTCTCTTAAACCGAGTACATTCAGATGGACGATATGCTTTTTGCTGTTCATTGCCACGACCATCAATTATATGGATCGTCAGGTGTTGTCATTGACATGGAAAGACTTCATCGCACCCGAATTTCACTGGAATAATAACGATTACGGAAATATCACGGCATTATTTTCTATTTTCTATGCGGTAAGTATGCTTTTCGCAGGAAAATTTGTCGATTGGATGGATACCAAAAAAGGTTTCCTGTGGGCGATCGCTATTTGGTCTGTTGGTGCGGTTTTACACGCTTTTTGCGGAATTGCAACTTCTGGTGTTTTAACGGGAAACTGGCTGGTAGGTTTTGTAGAATCTAAAGAAATCATCAGTCGGGTTGACAACGTTGGCGCAATCATCAGTACAAGTGTCACATTATTTATTTTTGCAAGATTTGTTTTAGCGGTTGGTGAAGCAGGAAATTTCCCCGCAGCAATTAAAACGACAGCAGAATATTTCCCTAAAAAAGACAGAGCTTTAGCAACAAGTATTTTTAATGCAGGAGCTACGGTTGGAGCTTTGGCAGCACCGATTACCATTCCTTTTATTGCAAAATCAATGGGCTGGGAATGGGCATTTATTATCATTGGAGCATTGGGATTTGTGTGGATGGGACTTTGGGTTTTCTACTATAAAAAACCTCATGAACATCATAAAGTTAACCAACATGAATTAACGTATATTCAACAGGATCAGGATGACCTGCCCAATGAAGATGCAAGTATTCCGGAGAAGAAATTTACTTTCAGAGAATGTTTCAGCTACAGACAGACCTGGGCTTTTGCGTTCGGAAAATTCATGACAGACGGGATTTGGTGGTTCTTTTTATTCTGGACACCGGCTTATTTAAGCTCAGTTTACAAAATGGATTCCACGCAAAGTGCATTACCATTATTCGTTCTTTATATGATCACTTTATTGTCGATTATCGGCGGCTGGCTTCCAAAATATTTCGTTGAAAAAAGAGGAATGAACGCCTATACAGGAAGAATGAAAGCCATGTTGATTTTTGCATTTTTCCCTTTACTGGCACTTTTAGCACAGCCTTTAGGATCGATTACCTATTGGATCCCTGTATTGATTATCGGAATTGCAGGAGCAGCGCACCAGGCCTGGTCGGCAAATATTTTCTCGACGGTTGGCGATATGTTTCCTAAAAAAGCCATCGCAACCATCACAGGAATTGGCGGAATGGCAGGTGGAATCGGATCATTTTTAATCAATAAATCTTCTGGTGTCTTATTTGATCATGCTCATAAAGCTTGGACCACCGTTGACGGAGTTCCATTGTTGGAAAAATATCCTCAATATATTAACGAACGTTTACCGGAAGGGTTTTTTGAACAATTAGAAAAATCTGGAGCCGTAATTTCAGACGGAATTGATAAAGGTTATATGATCATTTTTTCGATCTGTGCAGTGGCCTATTTAATTGCATGGACCGTAATGAAAGCATTGGTTCCAAAATATAAAGTGATAAGTAAATAATAAAAGTTCTTGGTAAAAGTTAGCGTTCTTCGCTGAGTGTAACGCCTTTGCCTCAATTTTATAATTGATTTATGGAAATCGGCGAAACTTCGTTTTGCGAACGAAAAATAAAACAGCATTTCAGGCAAAAAAAATCTTTGCGGACTTTGCGTTAAAAATAAAATCATCAATAGAAGATGGAAAATCAGACAAAACAGAAATTAAATCGTGAATTAATTGATTCCCAGGAAAAGCTTCCCATTAAAATTGTACAGTTTGGAGGAGGAAATTTCATGAGAGGATTCACAGATTATGTGATTGATAAATTAAATAAAGAAGCAGGATTTAATGCAGGAATCGTAAACGTACAGCCGACTCCGGGCGGTTCAGTTCACAAATTGGAAGAGCAGGATAATGTATACACGCTTTTCTCAAGAGGAATTAAAAAAGGAGAGATCATTGACACAAAACAGGTGATCTCGGCGATTCAAAAATCAATTAATCCTTATACACATTACGATGAATTCCTGGCTTTGGCAAAAGAAGAAGAATTGGAATTTATCTTTTCCAATACAACAGAAACAGGAATTGCTTACGACGAATCTGAGAATAATTACGCTGGTCCGCATAAGAACTTTCCTGCGAAAGTAGCGGTCTTATTACACGAACGATTCAAACATTTCAATGGAGCAGAAGATAAAGGATTGAGAATTATTCCTTGTGAATTAATTGAAGATAATGCATTTGCTTTAAAAGAAATAATCATAAAATATGCCCAACTTTGGAATTTAGATTCTAACTTTGTGCAATGGATTGAACAAAGCAGTTATTTCCACAACACATTGGTAGACAGGATTGTTCCGGGCTATCCGAAAGATGATGTGGAAACCTATGAAGATCAGCTGGATTATGAAGATCAAATGATGGTGGTTTCGGAAGTGTTTCTGCTTTTTGTGATTCAGGATTTAGCCAATTTAAAAGAAAGAATTCCTTTCGATACAATTGATGAACAGATTTTGGTTGTTGATGACATTCAGCCCTATCGTTTAAGAAAAGTAAGGATTTTGAATGGCGGTCATACATTAATGTTGGCTCCGGCTATTTTATCAGGAAAAGAAACGGTAAAAGAATCTATTGACGATCCGTTTTTAGGTAAATTTTTAAGTGAAACGATATTCAATGAAGTGAACCCGACTTTAGGTTTAGATGAAAATGAATTAAAAGATTTTGCTGAAGAAGTTTTCGACCGGTTCAGAAATCCGTTTATCAAACATTATCAGGCAAGTATCGCTTTGTATTTTGTTTCTAAATTTAAAGTGAGAATTCTCCCGAGCCTGTTAAAATATGTTGAAATTAACAACAAATTACCGCTTAATTTAACCTTCTCATTGGCAAGTTTAATCAGATTTTATCAAGGTAAGTTTGGTGAAAAAGCTCTTCCGATAAATGATGAGGAAACAATAGTAAACAGATTCAAAGAAATCTGGACAAATAATAATTATGAAAAAGTGGCAGAATTGGCGTTAAGCGAAACCACTTTCTGGGACACAGACCTTACAAAGGTTAACGGCTTGAAAGATGCAGTAACAAAGGCGTTGTGGGAAATCGACCATAATGATATCGAAACTGCATATCACAACTTTATACAATTTTATTCTTAAAACATGCAAAAGAAAGTACTGAAAGTAAATCCCAAAGACAACGTTATCGTAGCGCTGTTGGATTTACCTGCCGGCGAATCGGTACATCTTGACGGTGCAGATTACACGATTCTGAAAGATATAAAAGCAAAACATAAATTCGCTGCCGTAGATTTTGAGGATGGCGATCATATCATCATGTATGGCGTGATTGTTGGAAAAGCGAACCAATCCATCAAAAAAGGCGAAGTTATTACCACGGAAAATGTAAAGCACCAAAGTGCAAAAGTAGAGGGGAAAACCACTACATTAAGCTGGGCTCCACCGAATGTAGATAAATGGAAAGACCGCACTTTCATGGGCTATCACCGTGAAGACGGGCAGGTGGGAACAGAAAACGTATGGCTTTTCTTTCCTTTGGTATTCTGCGAAAATAAGAATATTGAAACCCTGAAAGATATCTTTGAAAAGGAACTGCTTCATGAAAAAGCCAGCAAACATCAACTGTTATTGAGGTCATTATTGAATGGCGGTTCAGATTCTGATGTTGCGGTGGAAGAGGAAGTACCTGATACAAGAATTTTTAAAAATATCGATGTAAGATTCATCACGCACCAGGGCGGCTGTGGCGGAATTCGTCAGGACGCGGAAGCATTGGGAAGATTGTTCGCAGGATATGTCAACAACCCGAATGTTGCAGGAGCAACGGTTTTGAGCTTAGGGTGCCAGAATCTGCAGGTGCAGATTTTTATGGATGCACTTCACGCATTGGCTCCGGATAACAAAAAACCGATTGTGGTTTACGAACAGCAGAAATCGGGGACTATCGATGAAATGCTGACTGGCGTTATTAAAGATTCATACGAAGGCATTAAAAAAGCCAATGAGATTGAAAGAAAACCGGCACCCATCACAAAACTGAATATCGGTTTGGAATGTGGTGGTTCAGATGGTTTCTCGGGAATTTCTGCAAATCCTGTTTTGGGTGAAGTTTCGGACATTATAGCGGCAGTAGGCGGAACAACCATGCTTGCTGAATTTCCTGAATTGTGTGGTGTTGAGCAGGAATTGGTAAACCGTTGCATCAATGATGAAGACGGAGTGAAATTTCTTCAATTAATGAAAGATTTTGAAAAATCTGTAGTAGCGGCAGGGTCAGGTTTTGATATGAATCCATCTCCCGGAAATATCAAGGATGGCTTAATTACCGATGCGATGAAATCTGCAGGAGCTGCCAAAAAAGGCGGTGCCGCGCCGATTGTAGAAGTGTTGGATTTTACAGAATATGCCACAAAACCCGGATTAAACCTTCTTTGTACTCCCGGAAATGATGCCGAATGTACGACAGCTTTAGTGGGTTCGGGGGCGACAGTAGTCCTTTTTACAACAGGTCTTGGAACCCCGATGGGAAATCCTATTGCACCGGTAGTGAAGATTTCTTCCAACACAGTTTTGGCGGAAAGAATGCCGGATATTATAGATTTTAATGCCGGTACGGTGATCAGCGGGAAAAAAACAATCCCGGAAGCTGCAGACGAATTGCTGGAGTTCATCATAAAAGTAGCAAGTGGCGAGGTAAAAACAAAAGCAGATATGCTTAATCAGAATGATTTTATTCCCTGGAGACGGGGAGTATCTTTATAATTGTTTAAATTATATAAATATTAGGGTTGAAAATGCTTTCTACATTTGTGGAGAGCATTTTCTTTTTTGAAGTATTTAAACATGAAATTTTCAACGATAACGTGACTATGAATTAAAATTATTAATCTTTTTATGATTGAAAATCAAGCTAATTTATTTTTTTCTCTAAAAAAGATTGTAGCTTCGCAGTATTCAAAATTTTATCATAAAATCTTATGAATCTAAGTTTTAAAAATAATATAGTAAAAAGGATGTTAATTTCACTGGTTATTCTTGCTGCCGTGGTTCTGGCATTTGTGTTTTATCAGAAAAAAGTACGTTACAATTTGGTAACGATTTCAGAAAATAAAGTCTATAATTCAGGAGCAGTTCCACCGGAAAAACTGGCAAGTTTTGTCAGC
This region includes:
- a CDS encoding tagaturonate reductase; translation: MENQTKQKLNRELIDSQEKLPIKIVQFGGGNFMRGFTDYVIDKLNKEAGFNAGIVNVQPTPGGSVHKLEEQDNVYTLFSRGIKKGEIIDTKQVISAIQKSINPYTHYDEFLALAKEEELEFIFSNTTETGIAYDESENNYAGPHKNFPAKVAVLLHERFKHFNGAEDKGLRIIPCELIEDNAFALKEIIIKYAQLWNLDSNFVQWIEQSSYFHNTLVDRIVPGYPKDDVETYEDQLDYEDQMMVVSEVFLLFVIQDLANLKERIPFDTIDEQILVVDDIQPYRLRKVRILNGGHTLMLAPAILSGKETVKESIDDPFLGKFLSETIFNEVNPTLGLDENELKDFAEEVFDRFRNPFIKHYQASIALYFVSKFKVRILPSLLKYVEINNKLPLNLTFSLASLIRFYQGKFGEKALPINDEETIVNRFKEIWTNNNYEKVAELALSETTFWDTDLTKVNGLKDAVTKALWEIDHNDIETAYHNFIQFYS
- a CDS encoding MFS transporter, whose protein sequence is MSSVKSLKPSTFRWTICFLLFIATTINYMDRQVLSLTWKDFIAPEFHWNNNDYGNITALFSIFYAVSMLFAGKFVDWMDTKKGFLWAIAIWSVGAVLHAFCGIATSGVLTGNWLVGFVESKEIISRVDNVGAIISTSVTLFIFARFVLAVGEAGNFPAAIKTTAEYFPKKDRALATSIFNAGATVGALAAPITIPFIAKSMGWEWAFIIIGALGFVWMGLWVFYYKKPHEHHKVNQHELTYIQQDQDDLPNEDASIPEKKFTFRECFSYRQTWAFAFGKFMTDGIWWFFLFWTPAYLSSVYKMDSTQSALPLFVLYMITLLSIIGGWLPKYFVEKRGMNAYTGRMKAMLIFAFFPLLALLAQPLGSITYWIPVLIIGIAGAAHQAWSANIFSTVGDMFPKKAIATITGIGGMAGGIGSFLINKSSGVLFDHAHKAWTTVDGVPLLEKYPQYINERLPEGFFEQLEKSGAVISDGIDKGYMIIFSICAVAYLIAWTVMKALVPKYKVISK
- a CDS encoding UxaA family hydrolase, which gives rise to MQKKVLKVNPKDNVIVALLDLPAGESVHLDGADYTILKDIKAKHKFAAVDFEDGDHIIMYGVIVGKANQSIKKGEVITTENVKHQSAKVEGKTTTLSWAPPNVDKWKDRTFMGYHREDGQVGTENVWLFFPLVFCENKNIETLKDIFEKELLHEKASKHQLLLRSLLNGGSDSDVAVEEEVPDTRIFKNIDVRFITHQGGCGGIRQDAEALGRLFAGYVNNPNVAGATVLSLGCQNLQVQIFMDALHALAPDNKKPIVVYEQQKSGTIDEMLTGVIKDSYEGIKKANEIERKPAPITKLNIGLECGGSDGFSGISANPVLGEVSDIIAAVGGTTMLAEFPELCGVEQELVNRCINDEDGVKFLQLMKDFEKSVVAAGSGFDMNPSPGNIKDGLITDAMKSAGAAKKGGAAPIVEVLDFTEYATKPGLNLLCTPGNDAECTTALVGSGATVVLFTTGLGTPMGNPIAPVVKISSNTVLAERMPDIIDFNAGTVISGKKTIPEAADELLEFIIKVASGEVKTKADMLNQNDFIPWRRGVSL
- a CDS encoding ketohydroxyglutarate aldolase, whose amino-acid sequence is MTKIQLVTNTIINQGVLPLYYNADETVTLEILRSLYKAGIHAVEYTSRGEAALSNFTKMVEIRNAEMPEMLLGIGTIKNVQQAEEYDKAGADFFISPGFVAEVAEFLIPKDSLYSPGCMTPTEIIEAESAGVTFIKLFPGNILGTGFMSAIKDVFPNLKFMPTGGVDTTKESIESWFKAGVSAVGMGSKLVSKELMLAKDYATIENEAKKVLEIIQSLK